The Meriones unguiculatus strain TT.TT164.6M chromosome 9, Bangor_MerUng_6.1, whole genome shotgun sequence genome window below encodes:
- the Ptger2 gene encoding prostaglandin E2 receptor EP2 subtype isoform X1 — protein sequence MGNPSNDSGRVEDCESRQWLHADESPAISSAMFSAGVLGNLIALALLARRWRGDTGCSAGSRTSISLFHVLVTELVLTDLLGTCLISPVVLASYSRNQTLVALAPESGACTYFAFAMTFFSLATMLMLFAMALERYLSIGHPYFYRRRFSRRGGLAVLPAIYAVSLLFCSLPLLSYGEYVQYCPGTWCFIRHGRTAYLQLYATVLLLLIVAVLGCNISVILNLIRMHRRGRRSRCGSSGSGLGGPGSRRRGERTSMAEETDHLILLAIMTITFAVCSLPFTIFAYMNETSSRKEKWDLQALRFLSINSIIDPWVFAILRPPVLRLMRSVLCCRPSLRTQEAPQTSCSTQSSASKQTDLCGQL from the exons ATGGGCAATCCTTCCAATGACTCCGGGCGAGTGGAGGACTGCGAGAGTCGTCAGTGGCTCCACGCAGACGAAAGCCCAGCCATCAGCTCGGCGATGTTCTCAGCCGGAGTGCTGGGGAACCTCATCGCGCTGGCGTTGCTGGCACGCCGCTGGCGCGGGGACACGGGCTGCAGTGCGGGCAGCAGGACCTCTATCTCCTTGTTCCACGTGCTCGTGACAGAGCTGGTGCTCACCGACCTGCTGGGGACCTGCCTCATCAGTCCGGTGGTGCTGGCTTCGTATTCGCGGAACCAGACCCTGGTGGCCCTGGCTCCCGAAAGCGGCGCGTGCACCTATTTCGCCTTCGCTATGACCTTCTTCAGTCTGGCCACGATGCTCATGCTCTTCGCCATGGCCCTGGAACGCTACCTCTCCATTGGCCACCCTTATTTCTACCGACGCCGCTTCTCGCGTCGCGGGGGCCTGGCTGTGCTGCCCGCCATCTACGCGGTCTCCTTGCTCTTCTGCTCCCTGCCGCTGCTCAGCTACGGGGAGTACGTCCAGTACTGTCCAGGGACGTGGTGCTTTATCCGCCACGGGAGGACCGCATACCTGCAGCTGTACGCCAccgtgctgctgctgctgatcgTGGCGGTGCTGGGCTGCAACATCAGCGTCATCCTCAACCTCATTCGCATGCACCGTCGGGGCAGACGAAGCCGCTGCGGATCTTCAGGCAGTGGTCTGGGCGGCCCTGGATCGcgcaggagaggagaaaggacttCGATGGCGGAGGAGACAGACCACCTCATTCTCCTGGCCATTATGACCATCACCTTCGCCGTTTGTTCCTTGCCTTTCACA ATCTTTGCTTATATGAATGAAACCTCTTCCCGAAAGGAAAAATGGGACCTCCAAGCCCTTAGGTTTTTATCAATTAACTCTATAATCGACCCTTGGGTCTTTGCCATCCTTAGGCCACCAGTCCTGAGACTAATGCGCTCAGTCCTTTGTTGCCGGCCTTCACTGAGGACACAAGAAGCTCCACAAACTTCCTGTTCTACCCAGTCCAGTGCCAGTAAACAGACTGACCTTTGTGGACAGCTGTGA
- the Ptger2 gene encoding prostaglandin E2 receptor EP2 subtype isoform X2 produces the protein MGNPSNDSGRVEDCESRQWLHADESPAISSAMFSAGVLGNLIALALLARRWRGDTGCSAGSRTSISLFHVLVTELVLTDLLGTCLISPVVLASYSRNQTLVALAPESGACTYFAFAMTFFSLATMLMLFAMALERYLSIGHPYFYRRRFSRRGGLAVLPAIYAVSLLFCSLPLLSYGEYVQYCPGTWCFIRHGRTAYLQLYATVLLLLIVAVLGCNISVILNLIRMHRRGRRSRCGSSGSGLGGPGSRRRGERTSMAEETDHLILLAIMTITFAVCSLPFTATSPETNALSPLLPAFTEDTRSSTNFLFYPVQCQ, from the exons ATGGGCAATCCTTCCAATGACTCCGGGCGAGTGGAGGACTGCGAGAGTCGTCAGTGGCTCCACGCAGACGAAAGCCCAGCCATCAGCTCGGCGATGTTCTCAGCCGGAGTGCTGGGGAACCTCATCGCGCTGGCGTTGCTGGCACGCCGCTGGCGCGGGGACACGGGCTGCAGTGCGGGCAGCAGGACCTCTATCTCCTTGTTCCACGTGCTCGTGACAGAGCTGGTGCTCACCGACCTGCTGGGGACCTGCCTCATCAGTCCGGTGGTGCTGGCTTCGTATTCGCGGAACCAGACCCTGGTGGCCCTGGCTCCCGAAAGCGGCGCGTGCACCTATTTCGCCTTCGCTATGACCTTCTTCAGTCTGGCCACGATGCTCATGCTCTTCGCCATGGCCCTGGAACGCTACCTCTCCATTGGCCACCCTTATTTCTACCGACGCCGCTTCTCGCGTCGCGGGGGCCTGGCTGTGCTGCCCGCCATCTACGCGGTCTCCTTGCTCTTCTGCTCCCTGCCGCTGCTCAGCTACGGGGAGTACGTCCAGTACTGTCCAGGGACGTGGTGCTTTATCCGCCACGGGAGGACCGCATACCTGCAGCTGTACGCCAccgtgctgctgctgctgatcgTGGCGGTGCTGGGCTGCAACATCAGCGTCATCCTCAACCTCATTCGCATGCACCGTCGGGGCAGACGAAGCCGCTGCGGATCTTCAGGCAGTGGTCTGGGCGGCCCTGGATCGcgcaggagaggagaaaggacttCGATGGCGGAGGAGACAGACCACCTCATTCTCCTGGCCATTATGACCATCACCTTCGCCGTTTGTTCCTTGCCTTTCACA GCCACCAGTCCTGAGACTAATGCGCTCAGTCCTTTGTTGCCGGCCTTCACTGAGGACACAAGAAGCTCCACAAACTTCCTGTTCTACCCAGTCCAGTGCCAGTAA